tctctcttcctcctatctattttccttttccttctcTCTCCCCTTCCCCTCTTTCTCCCCTCCCCTCTCTTTGTCTTCctctctccctcttctctcttcctctctctttctctctcccttttCTCCCTCTCTATCCCtttctctcattctctctctctctcccctatccctcttcctctctctctctctctctctcttttcctctccttctctctccGTTCTAtctccctctctctttctctctctctccctctcctctctctcctctcctctcccctcctctctctctctcctctctctctctctctttctctctcattcccctcttctctcttctcttcttgctcctctctctctcctcttctctctcGCTCCCATTTCTCCCCCTCCCTCTCTTtgtcttcctctctctctcccttttccttttctctctcttccccCCTCTCTCTCCTCCTCATCTCTCTCTCatccctcctctctctctctctctctctctctctccctcccctCTTTCTTTNNNNNNNNNNNNNNNNNNNNNNNNNNNNNNNNNNNNNNNNNNNNNNNNNNNNNNNNNNNNNNNNNNNNNNNNNNNNNNNNNNNNNNNNNNNNNNNNNNNNNNNNNNNNNNNNNNNNNNNNNNNNNNNNNNNNNNNNNNNNNNNNNNNNNNNNNNNNNNNNNNNNNNNNNNNNNNNNNNNNNNNNNNNNNNNNNNNNNNNNNNNNNNNNNNNNNNNNNNNNNNNNNNNNNNNNNNNNNNNNNNNNNNNNNNNNNNNNNNNNNNNNNNNNNNNNNNNNNNNNNNNNNNNNNNNNNNNNNNNNNNNNNNNNNNNNNNNNNNNNNNNNNNNNNNNNNNNNNNNNNNNNNNNNNNNNNNNNNNNNNNNNNNNNNNNNNNNNNNNNNNNNNNNNNNNNNNNNNNNNNNNNNNNNNNNNNNNNNNNNNNNNNNNNNNNNNNNNNNNNNNNNNNNNNNNNNNNNNNNNNNNNNNNNNNNNNNNNNNNNNNNNNNNNNNNNNNNNNNNNNNNNNNNNNNNNNNNNNNNNNNNNNNNNNNNNNNNNNNNNNNNNNNNNNNNNNNNNNNNNNNNNNNNNNNNNNNNNNNNNNNNNNNNNNNNNNNNNNNNNNNNNNNNNNNNNNNNNNNNNNNNNNNNNNNNNNNNNNNNNNNNNNNNNNNNNNNNNNNNNNNNNNNNNNNNNNNNNNNNNNNNNNNNNNNNNNNNNNNNNNNNNNNNNNNNNNNNNNNNNNNNNNNNNNNNNNNNNNNNNNNNNNNNNNNNNNNNNNNNNNNNNNNNNNNNNNNNNNNNNNNNNNNNNNNNNNNNNNNNNNNNNNNNNNNNNNNNNNNNNNNNNNNNNNNNNNNNNNNNNNNNNNNNNNNNNNNNNNNNNNNNNNNNNNNNNNNNNNNNNNNNNNNNNNNNNNNNNNNNNNNNNNNNNNNNNNNNNNNNNNNNNNNNNNNNNNNNNNNNNNNNNNNNNNNNNNNNNNNNNNNNNNNNNNNNNNNNNNNNNNNNNNNNNNNNNNNNNNNNNNNNNNNNNNNNNNNNNNNNNNNNNNNNNNNNNNNNNNNNNNNNNNNNNNNNNNNNNNNNNNNNNNNNNNNNNNNNNNNNNNNNNNNNNNNNNNNNNNNNNNNNNNNNNNNNNNNNNNNNNNNNNNNNNNNNNNNNNNNNNNNNNNNNNNNNNNNNNNNNNNNNNNNNNNNNNNNNNNNNNNNNNNNNNNNNNNNNNNNNNNNNNNNNNNNNNNNNNNNNNNNNNNNNNNNNNNNNNNGAGGGAGAGggagaaagaggaaaggggtgtgagagagagagagagagagaggagtgGGAGaaagagaggagggagaggaaagagagaggaagagagaggggaaggaagggagagggagagggagagggggaaaggagagagagggagaggagagagagagaagggagagagagagagagagaaaggggagagagagagagtgaagggagaaagagaaagaaagagtatgtaaaattaattttggagtTTAAATAAAACCagttttaatttggtttaaagCTAAACTGAACCATAAAAACTGGTTTTTAATAAACTGGTTTTTAATAAACtggtttttcataaaaactatgGTTTCAGttcagttttttatttaaaaaaattggtttaTTTAAAACAGTTTCAGTTCAGTTTCAATTCAGTTCAGTGAAACCAGTTTTTTTGCACAGCCCTAGTATCAGGAGATCCTCAACCGTGTGATGTCTACTGATAAGCTCAGGCTGGAGTTCAGGGAGTCAGTGGAGCAGATATAGTGTGGAGGCTCAGATGGGGGTGTACTAGGCTTGGATGTGCGCCGCTGACATCGATCTTGCTGGTGGTAGCATCGCTGCTGGTGGCAGTGGTCCTGCTGATGGCTTACGGATATCGCCACCTTCTGCGCCACCAACTTAGGACCATGGGACCGATGATGACGACTACCTAGATCTATAgttatttgttttttgttttattgttttcttgtacataTTTGATGTAGTTGacttttaatatatttgaacagtgtattatttattttaattaaataacaatTTTTCGTTATTTATAAATGGACTACTAATTGtgtgaaaaaatttaaatttaaaattaaattgaccacgtatttcaaattaaaaaaaataaaaaattgatattactGTCGAAATTATTATAGGAATAATCTGATGGTAACAGTGcataaaataacattttttagtgCAAGCAATACCGTTAGAAGAATCTGTCGGTAACCAATTGGTTTGTCAAACGATGATCCGTCGTAACTTTCGATGGTAATTACCGTCGGATGAAAAAATCCGATGGTAAATATTTACCGTTGAAGGTCATACGATCTAATTATTTTCGAcagtatttaaatttttatcgttagattttattcattttttggacagtttctcaatatttttcttatagtaGCATAGCAATAGGACTCTAGCACTTCTTCATATCGTGAATTATAATTCCATAGTTTAGGCAGTAACTATCTAATAGTCTTTCATACTTGAAAGTCCCCCAAGTTTTTGGCACTTCCTTTCTTGCCATAAAAATTTCGATTAAGCTACGACTTGAATATATCAAATGTCATTTTCACTCTCAAGATTCTCATTAATGTGTCATATCTTTTGGGATTTTTCACTTCAACCACTATCCCTATCATATTACTAAAAGTTTTTGCTATTTCTCCATTCATGAAATCCAGTAGGTCTTCATGTATTTAGATCCAAAATTCTATATCCTCATGTCTCACATCATAGACAGATTTTCAGGTTAATCAAGTCCCATTTAGAATTTGTCATCCTTTCCTCTAATTTTTGCCCACTCTTGATTTCTTGTATAGTTTAGTGTAATGATTTGCCTTTTTATTAACTCCATTTTTTGCAAATTATAACTGGTCTATCATTGACTAATGGATTGCTACAGCATACACGAGACGAGATTCAAACCCATAACATTTATTTAAACGGACAAGTGAGCTGACCACTCGACTAATTTAGTTGTTAACTCCATTTTGGTTTTTTTTGAGTATATACTCACTTTAGACCTCAAAAAATTTCAGACTGGATACTTTAGTCcccaattaaaattaattaccgATTGGTCCCTGACAATTAATtccgtcagtcacttaggtcATTTATTCCGTTAACTCTAACGGGagacaaaatagtccctgacaactctaacaagggacaaaatagtccctgacaactctaacaagGAACAAAACGATCCATGACCCCTTTATTCGAAAACGACACTGTTCTTCcccaatttttatcatatttcgcataaccctaacattcatactctcctttttcaccttcacagtcttcttttccatctttttcttcctcctcttcagaTCCAAGATTAAGTCATGGTGTAATTGTCACACGTGTCGTACCTACCTCAACATGTCATGGACCACACACTTCCTAAATCTTTGTGACTGGgacatccacctcctctgcacTTCACCCACCAAAAGCATCCACTTACACGTCTTCGATAACATCACATCTAACTCCGACACATCCACgacatcctcaagaccaagttTCACAACTACTCCAAGGGTACGCCTTTCTCCACTCTCCGACAAGCAATATAGATTGTTGGACATTATGACATCATGAGAAGATTCTCCTTCGACATcatatgcaaattctcatttgaaatagacatcgagtgcttcattccttctttTCCAGAGTCCAAGTTGGCAGACAGCTTCAACCTCGCATCCAAGCTATCAGTACAACGCGCAATGTCGCCGTTACCGAATATATGGAAATTGAAGCGATTACTGAACATTGGTTCGGAGAAGAAGCTGAAGGAGGCGATCGGAGTGGTGGACAATATGATCATGGAGATGATAGGGCCgaggaggagggagatggcaACGACGACGACGGATCTTAACAAATCAGACTTGCTGTCTAGATTTTTGGGATCCATCAAAGACGATAACTAGTTGAGAGACATAGGCATTAGTTTTCTgagtatgaattggttgagaataagttgagaatttttttttgtgaacaTTAAATTTATAGAGTGTGCATTGTGTAGTTTGAAGTTACAGTGTTAGACTGCTAgtgttatgcgagatatgatggAAATTGGGAGAGAACAGTGTCATTTCCGAACAGAGGAGATTAGGGACCATTTTGTCCCCTGTTAGAGTTGTTAGAGACTATTTTGTCCTTCGTTAGAGTTAACGGAATAAAGAACCTAAGTAACTGACGGAATTAATTGTTAGggaccaatcgagtaattaattttagttggggacAAAAATATCCAATCTAAAATTCTTTAAGGACTAAAATGggtatatactctttttttttgttgccTACATATCTCCCAATCCATTAGGGTAAGGACTAATCTGTCATGGATCAGAGCTTTATTTAAGGATATGCCACTAGTCAATGAGTTGCTTGAGATTCGaattcgtttttttttttggattcgAATTCCTTTAATGAGCTTCAAGACGTATTGGGCCTGAAGAAACCTTATGACATATGAGGGTATTTGGGCCTAAAAGAAGTTAGTTCTtccaagaaaaaaagaaaacaaaaatgcaATGCTGCGACATCCAAAGTGGCCTCCACACTAAGGAGCAGAACAACACTGTTGCTACCTCCACTAACAATGCTCTCGCCGTCGCCGCCGCCTTCCGCCGCGTCCCCCACCAAAACAACGCTACCATCCTCCCTCTCCACCGCACCTTCCAAGCCCTCATTCCACCACTTCCCTATCTCTTCCACATCCTCGAACTCTCACACACTTCACAGCATAATGTCCCGTTCCAATTCCAAGTGGTTCTTCTCCTCCGGGAACACCACAACACCGATTGCCATATCGGAAATGACCCGAACCGAAAATCCGGAACCCGAATCCGACGTGGATGAGTCTCTGGTGGTGGTTTCGTTCTACAAGTTCGCGGATTTCTCTGACCATGCAGCTATGAGGAAACCCTTGAAGGAGCTTTGCCAACAACTTGTAATACTCACAACTTTTAGCACTTTTTCTTAATCCATTGTTGTTGTGATTGTTATATGTATAGGGGCCTATTACTTCATTATTAGAAATTTGACTAGTCTGGTTCTAGAAATTGTAATTGGAAGTTGGAATTAACTAAGGTTGGGTTTGTATTCTGTCtagggtttatgatttagggAAAAACATAGACAGTGAGATAGGTACAAAGACAGATACAAAAAATAGACTTTTGTGTCTACTGTATCTACATTTCTCTCTTAGAGAGAGTATCCAAATGCAACCTAAGGGAAAGTGAGAAATCATTCTTGATGTTACgaaattaattattgttgttCAGATTGTTCGTTATAACAAAGATGATGTTTTAATGCATACCATAAGTATAAAAGTTTCGATTGTTGATATTAGTAACTgaaatattttcttttcatcataGTTTGTAGAGTGCATTGATGTAATGATTAATGAATTGTTGAATTTGCATACTACAAGCTAATCAAGTAGCTTTAACAAGGGAGAATATCAAAAGTGCAACTTAAAGAACCAATTTCTAGCTAAGCAAGCTACCTGATTTCTAAGAATAAAATATGATAATATTAAGTATAAAAGAACTAATTTAGTATTTTCGTTGACTTGATGCTGTGGTAATGCTCGTGTCTCACTGTTCTGATGATACTCAGCGTGTTTCAGGCGGTATTATTCTTGCGCCTGAAGGGATCAATGGCAGCATATGTGGCACTCGGGAGTCGGTGGAGAAAGTTCTTGCATTCATACAAAGTGATGACCGATTGAAAGGGCTAAGACGGGTTGAATCGCCTGTTAGTCCCGAGGAGGAAGCCATTCACCATGGACACAGTGCCAGTTCTCCTCTTGCTGCAGGGGAAGATGCACCTTTCCGGTGGGATCATGTGAGGGTCAAATTGAAGAAAGAGGTAGCGCTGGCCGTTGAATTTGCAATGCCGAAGGAATGAACTCCTTCATTAAATATCAATGTATTTGAGGCATTTTACCAACCTGCCGTGGTTCttatgattttttgttttatttacaTTTTGGCAGATTGTCACTCTTGGGATGCCTAGCGTATCACCTATTGAAAAGGTTGGGAAATATGTTGGCCCGAAAGAGTGGAATACTTTGATTAGTGATCCAGATACGGTATGTAACAAACTTCCCGTTATCATTATCTGTCAGTATTAGATTGTCTCTTTATGTGATCCTATAGGTGGAAGGAGCATATTAAATATGTTGAGTTTTTTCTAAATGATTGGGGTTCTTGATGGCATTGAATGTTTAAGTTGTGCCAAGTCTTTGCATTCTGGCTTGTTAGAACCAGGATTTTCCAGCTTAAAGAATggaaaaaaatattgtatttcTGAAATTTTGTAAATGAACATTTGAAGCACTGTATTTTACTGGCTCTTCGTCATGTATTGATGTCAGGGATATCACTTTTATGGGGGTtgctctttgttttcttttcatttGGTGTTGGGTTATGCAAATCTGACCATCAGTTCTACTTGTATGGATTGCAAACTGCACATCTCCAACTCTCCAGTGtagtcaaaatattttttgataagTATGCAAGACAATTTTGCATAGTATTGCTGCTTTATTGATCAAGATTAACATCTCATGTTTAGGTTGTGATTGATGTGAGGAATAACTACGAAACCAGAATAGGAAAGTTTAAAGGAGCAGTTGATCCATGTACTTCATCATTTCGAGAATTCCCCTCTTGGGTGGAGGAGCATTTCCAGCTTACTGGATGTGGGCTTCCGGAAGTTGAGGTAGACAATTCAATCAAAAGTGATGAAAGTGAAATGGAGAATCCAAAACAAAATATGCCAAAACGTGTTGCAATGTATTGCACCGGAGGTATCCGATGCGAGAAAGCAACAAGTCTACTTCTCAGAAAAGGTTTCAAAGAGGTAATTCTCTGCTTATATTCTATTCTGTTTTGTGCAGCTGATTCTTTAAGAAAATCATTTGCTGCGTTATTCTTCTTGTGAAAAGGGAAGAAAGGTAtagtttattttttcttcaattatttttgaGCTTGCACTGCCAAGAGTCTTTGACCTATCAAATAAAGAAATgtcctttaattttttatccGCTTAATTATTATTTAGGTCTCTATAGTTTCAAATACTAGGATGGGAGGAATTTGGCAGGTCTTGCAAGTGTACTTGTAAATTCTGTTTTCAGAATATAAACTTCGAATCCTTTATGCGTCATCCATAGAGGCATTTATCATCGATATATTGAAACACAAGAAACATGGCTAAAATCACCAGGCACATGCTTCCCATTGTTTCCATGTATCCCACACccattattttctttctttgcatAGGGATGGCATTAGTTTTCTTTTGCCTAGTATCGAGTTAAACCACCTCACATATTTTAGAGTAACACATACACtgatgatttaaaaaaaaacaaaaaaaaaaacataataacGGTTTGTTTcagtttctatttttttttaataaaaaaaaagtaattttatgacTAAAATCTTATATATATCTGGAAAAGCTGAAAAACAGGTTTTCTGAAATGGTATGGTTGAAGCACACTATTTTCAGCATCTACAAAAAGATGGAAAACcttttcaatttatttaaatattcagattattttaataaaattatccAAATATGTGGAAACTTATTTTTTGAAAGTGATCTTgtaaaataaactaaaacaaaCGCCCAGTAAATATCTGTTGGTTTCACTTGAGTATAAGCTTTTgctaattatatttttcaattggTATCCAATATGAATTTTGTTATATTTATACGTAAAAAATCCCAGGTCTTTCACCTTGAAGGTGGAATCCTGAAATATCTTGAGGAAGTTCCAGAGAAACAAAGCCTCTGGGAGGGTGAGTGCTTTGTCTTCGACAAGCGAGTCTCCGTTGAGCACGGATTGGTGCCAGGAAACTTCAAGCTCTGCTATGGTTGCAAGCAGCCTGTGAGTGATGCTGACATGGAATCCCCTGAGTATGAATATGGAGTTTCTTGTCCTTACTGCTTTTCGTCAAAATcagaagaagagaaggagaggGCTCGTGCGCGACAACGACAATTTGAGAGATGGGGAATCATAGGTGGTCCGGATAAGGGTCGCCGGCCATCAAGTAAACCGGACAGTGGCTGTGCGAAACCAAACCAGCTTTCACGTTCTGCCTAAGATCTTTGATATTGTTTTTGGGACCAATGTTTAGGCCATCTGTCTAATTGTTTTCCTTTTGCTTCCTCCCTTAAATGTGTTCAAAGTGCATGAAACCAACTATAGAtgtatgttttaatttttgaagTATGATTAAATTTGAGATAACTTTTTTGGTTTATGGTTTTgttttaatttgattataaaCTCAGTTTTGATTCCTTCTAGAAGATCAATGCTGAACTGAAATACTGCAGCCAGTGTATAGTAGCTGACTAGCTGTACTAGTGAAGTGAAATTCTGGACAGTAGGTTGGCTGACCCCTAAATCAGCAGATGCAGGGGCAGATGAATTATAGGAGGCCTCATGTGATGGTGATGCATGAGAATCATGAGAAGCACGAAATGCATGAGGTGCATGAGATGCATTAGGAATAGAGAAAGAACTACCATAAAAGGGGTCAACAAAGGCTTGAACAGGGTCAGGTAAAGAAACAACCCGTGATGGATTTGCATCAAGTGCGGACTTGGGCAAATGATAAGGAAAGAAGACTCATAAAACTCCACATtctttgataaaaatatttctctacaatataaatcataaagaACATAGCCTTTTGTACCAGTTTGAAATCCAATAAAAATCGACAACCAAAAGTTCTAAGGTACTTAATATCTACATTCTTCAAATAAAACATCATAAGGGTTTTGATTACTCAAATAATTCCTTTATATGTATCATTCGGGGTTGAGACCAAATATCAAAATAACATTGCCAGAAATAAATGAGATAGTATCTCcatttattcatcaaaaaaGGCGCATTCTTTGAAGCCATAATGGATTTTCCTTGATATCTAACATAATGAATCAAAGGATCTTACGAAGCCCGGTCATCCAGGACATGATCAAGTCTGATCATAGAAAAGAATCTCTTCAAGTGAACCGGCCTATCCTCTGTAGGGGGGCTTGAATATTTATGTTTAATGATTTTTCTTCGAATGACTATTCATCTATTGTATTTTAATGGTAATAGAGGAAAAACTCTATGAAAAAAGGGTGGTTCAATTCTATGCTATTTTATAGGCGgtatgttttctatttttatcttttgttttatATTACACACGTCGTTTTTTAGGGGACCTACACCCATTATGTGGCATAGGGGTTTTTTCAAAATGGGAGTAGGCAGTGAGTTTATTAAATGAACGGCTTGCCCCATTGCAAAGTTCCAAAACTTTTTTGgtaaattagattaaaaaacCAATGCTCTTGCAACATTGAGAATGTGTTGTTGATGTTTCATCTCAGCAACCCATTTTGTTGAGGGATTTCAACACATAAAGTTTGATGCAATATCCTATGTGAACAATAAAAGGAAGAAAGAATATATTCATGGCCATGGTATAGTTTtgatttgtatattaaaatgtgtgtgaacaaaaataacaaaagattGAAGTAGAGTGCTTGCCTCtgattttaatttcataaaataaacCCAAACAAATTTCTTTTATCATCgacaattgttaaaaaatacttaaaaccTTGTATAGACAAAACGGTCTTCAAATGTCTACATGGATCAAATCAAAACTATTCTTGCTGCTGAACTCACTAAGAAGAAATGACAACCTCCTTTACTTTGCAAAATGACAAGGATCACATGGTCTATTACGATCAACACTAGAAAACTTTACATAAGGATAAATATGTTTAACTATGTCAAATCTGTATTGTGGTATATGTCCTAACCTATAATGCCACAAGTTACTAAGAGAAAGCTCTTGATGATGTAAATGCAAATCGGCTGTTTgaatatttgaattaaaactggAATTTCTCTTGGAGTTCTCTTTATTTCTGGGAGGTGTCATGGGTCCTGAATGCTTAAAATGTGTTAGCTCTAATGATGATGTATGCAAATTTGAGGTGGAGCTCATCATGTACAATCCATTTTTGGCTCTAGCTGTTCCAATTGTTTTTAAGAAACTCTGACTCTGTATCTCACAAAATTCGTCGGTGAAAATACATTTGCAATGTAAGTTTTTAGTGAGTTTAAATATAGAGagtaaattaaaattgaaattggatAAATAAAGCATATCAGTAAGATAGAGTGTATTGGAGAACACCATTGTTCCACTCACACTTGCTGTTGTATGTGATCCATTTGGTAACTTGACCAAGATGGGCCTAATATGCctaaaactttgaaaaaaaaaaatgcaatgaGTGACACATATGGTTAGTAGTCCCTGTGTCTAACACCcatgaatttgaaaaaaaaaaaacttttcatTGACAAAAGATATGCAATATGGGAGCTCATatatatattgaagtttaatgTTAACTTGCTTTTCTGAGTACCATCTAGCTAgctatatataaaaatattacaccattattataattattatctaACCACTACCAACCTAAATCCATCTATTAACAACTCTAATAAATAGTGATTcatcataattaaatttgtttttagAAAAGTGAATAACAATCTGTGAGACAGCAGTTTCATATTATTGTTGGATTAGATGATCTTGTGTCGACTGATTGAAAACCttgttacttttattttaagttgAAGTAGTAGATAAATTTAATATGTTTCCgcaaatttgaaaataaaagatattcAAAATACCAAATTTGAAAAGGTTGAGATGAAAGGGATGAAGGGACAATGACTTTATGAATATACCAGTCAATTATCCTGAAGAAGAAACAGGGAGAAGTTTCATCACTCTAACTCGAATCTTTTATCGAACCAAATGATAGTCAACTTCTAAATATTTTGTCCTTTCATAGAAAACGGGATTGGCTGCAATGTGAAGAACACTCTGATGATCACAATAAAGAATTGGAGGTTTCTCGAGTGCAAGGTGAAGAAATTGCAACATGTTAATTAACCATTGAAGCCCACAAGTTGTATTGGCAAGAGCATGATACTCAACTTCTATATATAAACGAGCAACAGTATTCTGTCTCTTAGTCTTTTAAGAAATCAAAGACTTCTAAGAATAAACAATAACCAATCACGGAGCGATGGGTGTTGGGACAATCTGCCCAGTCTGAATCGCTAAAGCCCAAAAGCTGAATGGTGGAGTCTCTTGGAAAGGAAAGACCATTTCCTGAAGTGGCTTTCAAATAGCGCAATACACGAGTAGCAGCCTAAAAATGTGCTTGAGTAGGAGAAGCCATAAATTGACTTAATTGTTGTGTAGCATATATAATATCTGGCCGTGTGGTGGTAAGATAAATGAAGCGACTAACAAGGCGTCTATAAAAAAAAGGATCACCAAGTAAGGGACTATTATCTTGGTGTAACCGTGTGGCACTATCCATAGGAATAGAGATAGATTTGGCTCTCAAATAACCAGAATTCTCTAACAGATCAATACAATATTTTTGTtgagataaaaaaatttcttgagCAGATTGTGCAACCTCAATgcctaaaaaatattttaaaggcCCCAAATCTTTGATTTTAAAATGTCAATGTAAAATAGATTTAATTGTAGCCGTTTCAAATAAAGAATTTTCAATTAAAACaatatcatcaacataaatcAAGAGAATATATATGCCAGCAccacaaattttaataaacaagcTATAATCAGAGATAGTCTGCTGGTATCCATAAGAAAGTAAGAGTTTAGATAACTTCTCACACCACATACGACTTGATTAGCGTAAACCATATAACGATTTCAATAATTTGCAGCACTGATTTGGGCGATTGGATGCAATACCAGGAGAGAGGGCCATAT
The Arachis stenosperma cultivar V10309 chromosome 7, arast.V10309.gnm1.PFL2, whole genome shotgun sequence genome window above contains:
- the LOC130940606 gene encoding rhodanese-like domain-containing protein 7, encoding MLSPSPPPSAASPTKTTLPSSLSTAPSKPSFHHFPISSTSSNSHTLHSIMSRSNSKWFFSSGNTTTPIAISEMTRTENPEPESDVDESLVVVSFYKFADFSDHAAMRKPLKELCQQLRVSGGIILAPEGINGSICGTRESVEKVLAFIQSDDRLKGLRRVESPVSPEEEAIHHGHSASSPLAAGEDAPFRWDHVRVKLKKEIVTLGMPSVSPIEKVGKYVGPKEWNTLISDPDTVVIDVRNNYETRIGKFKGAVDPCTSSFREFPSWVEEHFQLTGCGLPEVEVDNSIKSDESEMENPKQNMPKRVAMYCTGGIRCEKATSLLLRKGFKEVFHLEGGILKYLEEVPEKQSLWEGECFVFDKRVSVEHGLVPGNFKLCYGCKQPVSDADMESPEYEYGVSCPYCFSSKSEEEKERARARQRQFERWGIIGGPDKGRRPSSKPDSGCAKPNQLSRSA